The DNA sequence CGTCGAGCTGATCCGGATCGACCTGACCGGCTACCGCCTGCACATCGACGGCGTCTTCCTGATGATCGCGCCCGATCTGGCACTGGTCAATCCGGCGCAGCTCCCCTTCAGCTTCCTGCAAAGGCTCAAGGCGCTCGGCATCGAGACGATCGAGGTCCACCATGAGGACAACCCCTGGATCATCAACGGTCTGGCGGTCGCTCCCCGGCGCCTGATCATCACGGAAGGGGCGTCCGGTTACACGCTCGACCGCCTCGCGTCCCGCGGCGTCGAGGTGATCACGGTCCGGTACGATCTGGTGTGCTCGGGCGGCGGCGGGCCGCACTGCTCGACCGCTCCCCTGATCCGCGATCCCGTCTGATCCCGCCGGCTCACCCCTGACACGCAAGGAGGGGCCGATGCCCTTGACCACCGCGGACCACGACCGCGTCGTCCGCTTCGTCGCCGCCAACCGCTTCCCGTTTCCGGGCCAGACCGATTGGCCCGTCGGCTACATCACCATCGCCAATTTCGGCTCCCACGTCATCGACACCCCGGACGGTCCGATCTCGCCCGACATCGTCATCCTGGACGAGCGGGGCGAGCCCTGCCGCCTGGGCGAGGTCGAGACCGTGATCGACGCCGCCGCCGTGGCGCGCTGGGCCGCCTGCTCCGCCATCGCAGACACCCTGAACGAGACGGGCGTCAGGAATCTCTTCGTCTACGTCCCGCGGGGCTTGGCGCCCGACGCGCTCCGCGAACTGGACCGCCACGCCATCTCGTTCGCGGGCCTGCGCGAGTGGGAGGTCGATGGCGACGCCGTGCGGGTGACACCCTTCCTGACCCGCGGCGACCGCTACGACCATCAATGAAGTGACCATCGATAGGACGACATCAGCCATGCCCAGCAGCCAGCACGACGCGGTCGTCCGCCACGTGGCGCGGACCCGCTTTCCCTTCCACGACCAGACCGACTGGCCCGCCGACTACGTCACGCTGACCAACGTCGACCGTCCGACCCGCTCGATCCCGTTCGAGGGCGCCGAGCACTTCCCGGACATCGTCATCGTCAACACCCAGGGCGAGGTCCGCGAGATCGGCGAGGTCGCGGAGACCCTGGACGACGCCCCGGTGGCGGCGTGGCGGACCTGTTCTCTGACGGCGGACAACCTGACGGAGACGGGCGAGCGCCACTTCTTCCTCTACGTCCCCGCCGGCCAGGAGGAGGCCGCCGTCGCCTTGCTCGACCGTCACGGAATCTCCTTCGCGGGCGTGCGCGGCTACGCGGTCGATGCCGCCGGCGCGGTCGCCATCGTGCCCCACGTCACCCGCGGCGATTCCAAGGACCACCGCTGAATTCCCAACGCTGACCCCCCTCACAAGGAGACCGGCCCCATGTCACTCAAGGCCTTCAAGCTGGACAGGCTCCAGATCGGACTGGACGACCTCAGGGCGGGGCGCATCGAGCGCCGCGATTTCTTCAAGCTCGCGGGCGCGCTGGGCCTGTCCGTGCCGCTGGCGGGGGCCGGCCTCGGTGCCGGTGACGCGCTGGCCCAAGCCAAGGAGATCGTCGTCTCCAACTTCGGCGGCGACGCCGCCACCTTCATGGCGGAAGCCTGGGGCGCCCCCTTCGCGAGGGACAGCGGCACGCCGGTCAGCATCGTCGGCGGCGCTCCGCTGCCCGGCAAGATCCGGGCCCAGGTCGACGAGCGCAACGTCATCTGGGACGTCTGCGACGCCGACGGTTTCATCGCCATCGATCTAGGGCGCAAGGGCTACCTGGAGCCGATCGACTACTCCGTCGTCGACAAGTCGATGATCCGCGAGGGCTGGGCCTGGGAGCACGGCATCGCCAATTACGGCTTCAGCTTCGTCATCGCCTACGACGCCGGCAAGATGGGCGGCAAGGCCCCGACCGGCTGGGCCGACTTCTACGACGTCGAGAAGTATCCCGGCAAGCGCACCCTGTGGAAATACATGATGGGCGCCGCCGAGGGCGCCCTGCTGGCCGACGGCGTGGCGCCCGAGGACCTCTATCCGCTCGACATGGACCGGGCCATCGCCAAGATGCGGACCATCAAGGACCACCTGATCTTCTGGGACAGCGGGTCGGAGAGCCAGCAGATGTTCCTGGACGGCGAGATCGTGATGGGCTGCATCTACAGCACGCGTTCCAGCGTGCTCGAACGAGACACCGGCGGCAGGGTCAAGTGGATCTGGGACGGGGCCAACTACTGTCCGGGCGCCTGGGTCGTTCCCAAGGGCAATCCGGCCGGCGCCGAGGTCCAGAAATTCATCGCCTCGACCCTGATCCCGGAACGCCAGATCTTGCTGCTGGACAAGCTGGGCAATTCCCCGTCCAATCCCGCGGCCTCGGCGCTGCTGACCGCCGAGCAGCGCCGGATCGACCCCGGCTATCCGGAAAACCTCGCCAAGCAGGTGATCCGTGACGAGCTGTGGTACGCCGACCACTACGACGACGCGCTCAACAAGTGGATTGACGCCATCGCGGGCTGACGCCCGTTTGACATCATCCTCCCTGAAGGAGACCGCGATGACCGGAACCCTGCCGGTGGCCGATCCCTGGTTCACGATCGAGGAGGTCGAACCCGGCGTCCACCGGATCACCGAACCCCATTGCCA is a window from the Skermanella sp. TT6 genome containing:
- a CDS encoding ABC transporter substrate-binding protein: MSLKAFKLDRLQIGLDDLRAGRIERRDFFKLAGALGLSVPLAGAGLGAGDALAQAKEIVVSNFGGDAATFMAEAWGAPFARDSGTPVSIVGGAPLPGKIRAQVDERNVIWDVCDADGFIAIDLGRKGYLEPIDYSVVDKSMIREGWAWEHGIANYGFSFVIAYDAGKMGGKAPTGWADFYDVEKYPGKRTLWKYMMGAAEGALLADGVAPEDLYPLDMDRAIAKMRTIKDHLIFWDSGSESQQMFLDGEIVMGCIYSTRSSVLERDTGGRVKWIWDGANYCPGAWVVPKGNPAGAEVQKFIASTLIPERQILLLDKLGNSPSNPAASALLTAEQRRIDPGYPENLAKQVIRDELWYADHYDDALNKWIDAIAG